cagatggatatccagcctccaaagaaggagcctccaccacactcatattttctttttttcagccTAACTGAGACAATTGAAAGCCTTCAAACACACATCGATGACCTCCAGAGGCAAGTGGAAGATATGAAGAATCCTGGGCAAGGTCTCGTGAGCCGGGAAAGGCCGGAGCAGCCAAGATCGGTTCACAGTTTCCCGTGTCTAAAGGAACTGTACGACCTTCGCAAGTAAGGCACAAGCTTATGCTAAAATTAGTTGTTTTCTAGAGGGGAAAAATAGCTGAAATGTCCCTTCCTGGTATGACTGAATTAGGAAAAGGGAAGAAGCATATGTAGACATTATAATATGTTAAGTTTGTGTAGTGGGTAAAGAGGATGAAGTCACAATGTTGAAGCTGTCCCTCATTGGGTCACCTGTAGTTTTTCTGGTAGATcaggcctggacaaacttgggccacctttccaggtgttttggattccaactcccatcattcctaacaacctcaggtccctttcttttctcctagtacactccaaactctgtctctctctgcttctctcgaAATACTTGCACagctcaaacctgaacaaaaacgtaacagtatccaaaagtcccaggtttAGCCATATTCCCCGGCATTGTCcaatcaatcagcttcatgcattttatcttacagttgacatacacacattaactgattccttgcataaTCCAATACACattgtggggtggggggaatgCCAGCTAGCCTGTAGAGAGTATCAATTTTATAATGAACTATATTGATTGAGGAAAAGATGGATTAATGTATTTTCTTGGCTCTTTTGATATGTACCCAGGTATTTCGTTTACGATCATATATTCGCGGAAAAAATTACTTCGATGGACAGCCAGCCGAGTCCTCTGGAGGAAGAGAACCAGAACCTGAAAAAGGCCGTTACGCTCTTGCAAGCTCAGCTGAATTTGGAAAAAGAGAAGCGGATGACCATAGAGGAAGAGTACAGCCTCATGTTCAAGGAGAATTGTGATCTCGAGCAGAGGCTGATGGATGTTGACCTGTACCGTGCCAGAGCCGAAGAGCTGGAGGTCGAAGTGGCAGAAATGAAGCAGATCTTTCAGTCCGAAAACACCTTTGTGAACGGGGTGGAAAAGCTCGTTCCAGAgtcctttttcatttcctttaaaGACTCTTTAGAAAGAGAGCTGAGCCCGAGCCCTTCCGAGGGGCTGCCTTTAACTCTTCCGGAACCGGACAAACGGGCTCTCAAGAGGAGCAGCAGCGAGACCCTCCTGGCCAGTGGCGCGGGTGGGGACCTCCTCAAAGGCCACGAAGAGACCTGTATTCGGCGGGCAGAAGCCGTGAAGCAAAGGGGCATCTCTCTGCTCAATGAGGTGGACGCACAGTACAATGCCCTGAAAGTCAAGTATGAAGAACTGCTGAAGAAGTGTCAAATAGATGAAGAGTCTTTGAAACATAAGGCAGTGCAGACCTCAAAACAGTATTCCAAAGATGTAAGTGTGGGAAATGTCGTATTGGACACATGCACTAGAACGCCTGAGCCCACAACTGGCTCATCTTCGAGTAGTCCACCTGAATACAAACTGCTCTTTAAAGAAATCTTCAGCTGTATCAAGAAAACTAAACAGGAAATAGATGAACACCGGGCAAAATATAAATCTTTCCCTTCTCAGCCTtaacccttccctcccttctactctttctgtcttccttccttcctccctttcctttcctttcccatccttctttttctttccttcctttcttctttcctttcctcttttttcttctttttccttcctttcctttcccttcattccttccccttcttttccttttcttcctttcctttcccttccttcctttttcccctttcccttcctttcctttctcttccttccattcctttcttcctttcccttcatttcttctttcctttcttcatttactttcccttccttcctttttccccttccttttttccttttccttctttcctttcctttcttccatcctttcccttcttctttccttccgtcatctctctgtctctctctctgaatgTACACGTTAATATTACATTAGGAAACAACCGTTCCTGAAATTGCCCTTTAATGTTTCATATGAAACACGAGGTTGCATGTATGTATTTTTCCAGGGTGTATGTaagatattttgttgttgttgttagaatggCTTGAGTCCACTGGGGGAGAGTTGTGTCCATTGGAACACTTGATTCCACTATATTGAAACCCAAATTGCTCAGGGTCAGTTACTGGCACTGATTCCTTAGAAAACGTGGTGAGTTGTTTCAAATAACTGCAATGGTCAGTACacaggagatatgagagccaacCAATAGTTTAGAGCGTATAGAGCCATCACTCTTGAAATCCTGGTTTAGATTGTCTGTGGTCACGTGTTGAAAAATAGAAACTCCTATTTAATGGCAATTCAGATACTAAGCATGATATGAACTAAGTTATTTCCAACATTAACACTATTCTTTTATCTCAGATATAACATTGGCACTGAATATTATGCGATTTCATAAGAAATACAATTTTAGAAGAGTAAACCATTCTGGACAGATCCATTGTTTGATTTCCCTAAACAGGCAGACGTGGTGTCTTCCACAAATCCAATCTTTTCTCTCTtaagaggaaaaaatatatattcataaGGAATTAAGAGTAAGGAACGGCCTGTTGATCAATGTTCATCTTTAGACTTATATCTCTATTGAACGTTTCCCAGTACCATACATTCAGAATTACTTTAGAAGGTGAGCAAATTGTCTCTAGGCCTCATTGGGATGTTGGATGCTCTTTTAATTTCAATGAAAGCATCCACAACAATGCTTCCTGTGAAGAGAGGCCACTGCTTTCTCCAGGTGTATCAATGTGAAGTAAGTCCCAGTGAAAAGCCCTCCAAAATCTTACATTACTCCCTGAACCTGAGTAAGATTGGAACTAAAAATCTGATAGTTGTATATAAAGTCCAGTAAAGTAAAAAAAGGCAAAGAGTATTATATACATTCTCCAATTTCACCACAAACTAACAACGAATTAGATGAGAATCATCTTTCAAACAGCTAATTTAGCCCGTATCAGTATTGTTTCCTAAGTAATGATGTGTGAGCACAACCTGAGAAAACACTATTGCAGCCTTAGTCAGACGTAGCTTAAACCAGTATATCCCTCCTGTGCACTTGAATTGCCCTTGTTGTAGCAAGGTTGTGTGTGTAAGCGCCTACGAGGTGCAATTGTTCTGTATGTAAATGAATTCTGGTGTGTAGGTATTGGAGGGGTGGATAGGAGTGCTTTGGCTGAAAGCAGGAGTGGGGCAAGCTATGGCTCATTAGATGATGTTGGACCATAGTTTCCACCAGCCATGACCAAtgtgatgggagctgcaatccagaAGCACTCGGGGCCAGAGATAACCCACTCCTGACGGTGGACCCTGCACACAGTTCTAGTTTTGCTGCTAATGGGACACTTGATTGAAAGTACCTTTGGGTCATTTTTAATTGTTCAAAAATTGTATTTAATTGAAGCTGGGCAATGTTTCATATAAAGCCTTGAGAAGCTGTTTAAAAAAGGGAACAGATAGGTTTTAATATATACTATGTCTTGGCTGCAGAACGTGGGGGTGTAGTTTGAGAACCTCGTTGATGAACAATTGCTCGATCTTCAGCAGCTTTAGTGAGCAGCTCTGAGAAGTCTCCAATACAGCTCATAATGGAGCTAAAAAAAATTAGAAGGCGAAAACCAGTTATTCAGCATTTCAAAGGGTGATTTGCTATTCTGAACTCCCAACGAGGCTATGCCTATAGTGATGCATGATTGTTAATTTACTAGTTAGGAAAACAATGAGActtgaactccccccccccccccccccaaatcaatggTATCCGCAGCTTTAATTCAATTGCTGCTATCTGCAAACTTCTCTGCCTTATGTTCAGTGTAAAGTGGGgattgtttgttctgttctgtagATGGGAGACTCATCCCAAACTGCTTATTTAAAGTTATTTAAAGTGTTGTTAAGCTATTGCAAATATTTTGTAAGAAGCAAATAAATCCCTTCAGCAACTAAGTTTGTGCTGCTAGTGTTGTATATACACATACGAGCGCAAATAAGCCTGTTGCTGCTGTGGGCTTTCAAGATGTTTCTGATGTCTGATGACCCGAAGGTGGAAACCACACCTGAACTGACAGATGAATATGTTTTTCCTGTATCTAGCTTTTAGTCTTGACTCACATGACAAAAGACAAAGGTTTACCTCAtattgaggcctctctcagactgaggcctctctAACACTTgagctttctcatactgaggcctctctcagactgaggctctCTAACTccggagccttctcatactgaggcttttCTCTCACAGAGGCTCTCTAACACTGGAGCCTCCTCAGACTGAGGCCATTTTCTCACTAAGGCTCTCTAAttctggagccttctcatactgaggcctctctcagactgaggcctttctctcactgaggctcacactggagccttctcatactgaggcctctctcagactgaaggcaactaacactgaggcgtacTAAGCTATAGATACACCTACTTGTATTGAACTGCAgcatttgctgagtcattgcatccatttaaccctttcaatgCTTgacacggagcccccggtggtgcagtgggttaaacccctgtgccggcaggactgaagactgacaggtcacaggttaaaatccagggagaggcagatgagctccctctatcagctccagcttctcatacggggacatgagagaagcctcccacaaggatgataaaaacatcaaatcatccgggcatcccctgggcaacgtccttgtagactgccaattctctcacaccagaagcaacttgcagtttctcaagtcgctcctgacacgacaaaaaaaagtgctTAACACACAATTTTGTAATGAAAAGTACctacttaatttttaatatttctggcagCTGTCCCTTATAAAAGTTAACTACCAACTATTCCCTCCTTGTAACCATTTTGACAGTGACTGTACTGTTTATTTTGTACTATGATtcattttaaatagatttttataGCAAGGGTGGAAATGATGACAGGAGGAAATAAGTGACGAAACATATGCTAGAGCAGAAGCCACTTATATTCTCAGTTGAAAGTCAGAGAGGTCAGGACCATATCAGGTCAAACTGCTGGTGCACTGGGCCATCTTTGGGTGAGACAGGATTCCTTAAATCAGgtctgggcaagcttgggccctccaggtgttttggacgttaactaccacaattcctagtggctgaggaggaaaggaaggagcctgaggctgttgggaattgtgggatttgaagtccaaaacacctggagggcctaagtttgtccatgcctgctgtaaacTGGTGTTCTGAGCAGAGGTAGGACGTAACATGATACAGCCCCCTTCATAACACAGCTGTTTTTTGCACCCACATCAAGTGCTAAACCTATACAATGCAAGAATTCTACCAAGTTGTGAAGAGAGTGGGCGAGGAGTTAACTCCAGTCGAAACACTGCTTGCATAGTCAAAACACAGTAGAAATATGGCAGCAAAGGGAGGGGAGATATTCTTTGAAGGACAAGGGGAAAATCTTGCTTAATGCCACTTTACAAGGCAGGgtcccaatatgcccaaaagacATGGTTGTAAGGCCTCTTCTGAAACAAAAATGTCTCTGGATCCCACactctatacacataataaaagtgaaaatatgcatgtgtgtgtgtggttgggggggtttacttacacagacaggctcccacctccacaaacagctatagctcccactacgcAGGAGACGCCAACGGCATCCTTCTAATGGCAtcgcaggttatagtgagcgccatgaacatgtccaagagccctgtcaatgtcctccataaacaccacactgcccaccacccaagggaaggtattcatatggggacaatttcgtcttagattatatgtgtttcctccaccacagacatcccaggatttcttactctctccattagtgtggaattAGCATGACCACGCCCACTGactctcccttaactctttcctattcttttctatgacacacaacagaggaattgatcagcaactggagaggtttggggagatttcaccatgatttataggagttgtaggtactgggatgtatagttcacctgcaatctaagagcactctgaactccaccaacgatggacctggaattaacttggcacacagaacccacatgagcaacaaaacatactggaggcctttggaaagatttataggagttgtagttacccttcagccagagagcacactgaactccaccaatgatgcatgtAGAGCAAACttccccaacataacaaacttttaagtactgatggagtttttcggggtTATGTCGGGTACCCAAGCATTATGGGCCAGTCTCCAATATCTCTTTTTTGGGCAAAATACTTCTGCATGTGGTTGTATCTCAAATTCAGGGATTTCTGCGTAAAATGGATTATCTAGACacatttcattctgttttcaggGCTGGTTACTTCAATAGTATTGGTATTTATCAAGTGTGATaccaattgcacataatcccggATGGGAAA
The sequence above is a segment of the Anolis sagrei isolate rAnoSag1 chromosome Y, rAnoSag1.mat, whole genome shotgun sequence genome. Coding sequences within it:
- the LOC137095355 gene encoding cerebellar degeneration-related protein 2-like encodes the protein MLTDSLVEEFEIREDEPWYDQQDLQQDLHLAAELGKTLLDRNTELETSLQQMYSTNQEQLQEIEYLTKQVELLRQMNDQHAKVYEQLDVTARELEDANQKLVADSRGAQQKIISLTETIESLQTHIDDLQRQVEDMKNPGQGLVSRERPEQPRSVHSFPCLKELYDLRKYFVYDHIFAEKITSMDSQPSPLEEENQNLKKAVTLLQAQLNLEKEKRMTIEEEYSLMFKENCDLEQRLMDVDLYRARAEELEVEVAEMKQIFQSENTFVNGVEKLVPESFFISFKDSLERELSPSPSEGLPLTLPEPDKRALKRSSSETLLASGAGGDLLKGHEETCIRRAEAVKQRGISLLNEVDAQYNALKVKYEELLKKCQIDEESLKHKAVQTSKQYSKDVSVGNVVLDTCTRTPEPTTGSSSSSPPEYKLLFKEIFSCIKKTKQEIDEHRAKYKSFPSQP